A genome region from Glycine max cultivar Williams 82 chromosome 5, Glycine_max_v4.0, whole genome shotgun sequence includes the following:
- the LOC100775851 gene encoding protein PAF1 homolog isoform X1 → MDRQWRPPPPPPPPNVCPACFHSHFPFCPPPSPFPYANPNFKRPRIDDNPISFSDDERRLKLIRDHGSHTYAPHPNHNGFPPPHNAQFRSSPHPSQRVPDGFHHIGAMQPQPPHQGNQHNFNGRVVHYPYPYPAPNDNNMEAPWFFKGQPQPPLPSSPPPPLPMEPSMNQLKTYFSPPKKPPSLFPVPEPHPMPQPYYPTAFPSEREPSKQQYLGDSQSFAINQLAAERPKVIDASRLFRHPHRASRPDHFVIILRGLPGSGKSYLAKMLRDLEVENGGDAPRIHSMDDYFMTEVEKVEDSEASKSSSSGRSKKLVTKKVMEYFYEPEMEEAYRSSMLKAFKKTVEEGVFTFIIVDDRNLRVADFSQFWATAKRSGYEVYILEATYKDPVGCAARNVHGFTQEDIEKMSKQWEEAPSLYLQLDVKSLFHGDDLKESRIQEVDMDMEDDLGDALLPVQGKEADKVVDPPFGEDASFLKAGKNWDAEEEHPTEVRELGKSKWSEDYGEDDIDQTEGMKGNINALSGLIHHYGKERKSVHWGDQGGKTGFSIGAAKKVNALSLVIGPGAGYNLKSNPLPEEDSPTRNSVDSKKHSIFQEQIRAERESFKAIFDRRRHRIGGLDVEED, encoded by the exons ATGGATCGTCAATGGcgtcctcctccaccaccaccaccacccaaTGTCTGCCCCGCTTGCTTCCACTCCCACTTCCCTTTTTGCCCTCCCCCATCCCCCTTCCCTTACGCCAACCCCAATTTCAAGAGACCCCGAATCGACGACAACCCTATCAGTTTCTCCGACGACGAACGCAGGTTAAAGCTCATTCGCGATCACGGATCCCACACCTACGCGCCACACCCTAATCACAACGGCTTCCCTCCTCCCCACAATGCCCAATTCAGATCTTCCCCTCACCCCTCGCAGCGCGTTCCCGACGGTTTCCATCATATTGGTGCCATGCAGCCACAACCACCTCACCAAGGGAACCAGCACAATTTCAATGGAAGAGTAGTTCACTATCCTTATCCCTACCCTGCTCCCAATGATAATAATATGGAGGCTCCTTGGTTCTTCAAGGGGCAGCCTCAGCCTCCTCTTCCTTCTTCGCCGCCGCCACCTCTTCCCATGGAACCGTCTATGAATCAATTGAAAACGTACTTTTCACCACCCAAGAAACCTCCTTCTCTTTTTCCCGTTCCCGAACCTCACCCCATGCCTCAGCCCTATTACCCCACCGCTTTTCCTTCCGAG cgGGAACCATCGAAGCAGCAGTACTTGGGGGATTCCCAATCTTTTGCGATAAATCAATTGGCTGCAGAGAGACCTAAAGTGATCGATGCTTCGCGCTTATTCCGGCATCCGCATCGAGCTTCACGCCCAGAtcattttgtcatcatcttgCGAGGCCTTCCAG GTAGTGGTAAGAGTTACCTTGCAAAGATGTTGCGTGATCTTGAGGTTGAAAATGGTGGCGATGCTCCACGAATTCATTCTATGGATGATTATTTTATGACTGAGGTTGAAAAG GTTGAGGATAGTGAGGCATCAAAATCTTCAAGTTCAGGCAGGAGCAAGAAGCTTGTGACAAAGAAGGTCATGGAGTATTTTTATGAACCTGAAATGGAGGAG GCATATCGGTCAAGCATGTTGAAAGCTTTCAAGAAAACTGTTGAGGAAGGAGTTTTCACCTTTATTATTG TGGATGACCGCAATCTGCGGGTAGCTGATTTTTCTCAGTTTTGGGCAACTGCAAAG AGATCGGGGTATGAAGTTTACATTTTAGAAGCTACATACAAGGATCCGGTG GGTTGTGCTGCTAGGAATGTCCATGGATTTACACAGGAAGACATAGAAAAGATGTCTAAGCAATGGGAAGAAGCTCCATCCTTGTATCTGCAGCTTGATGTGAAG TCATTATTTCATGGAGATGATCTAAAGGAAAGCAGAATACAGGAG GTTGACATGGATATGGAAGATGATCTGGGTGATGCATTACTTCCAGTTCAAGGAAAAGAAGCTGATAAAGTTGTTGACCCTCCATTTGGAGAAGATGCAA GTTTCCTAAAGGCTGGGAAGAATTGGGATGCTGAAGAGGAACATCCAACAGAAGTCAGGGAGTTGGGTAAAAGCAAATGGTCAGAAGATTATGGTGAAGATGACATTGATCAAACTGAAGGTATGAAGGGCAATATAAATGCTCTGTCTGGGTTAATTCATCATTATGGCAAGGAACGAAAATCTGTACATTGGGGTGATCag GGTGGCAAGACAGGGTTTTCAATAGGGGCTGCAAAGAAGGTAAATGCTTTGTCTTTAGTGATCGGACCTGGTGCTGGATATAACCTG AAATCTAATCCATTACCTGAAGAGGATAGTCCAACCCGTAATAGTGTGGATTCAAAGAAGCATAGCATATTTCAAGAACAAATCCGGGCTGAACGAGAATCTTTCAAAGCTATTTTTGATAGGAGACGGCACAGGATTGGTGGACTTGATGTGGAAGAGGACTAA
- the LOC100775851 gene encoding uncharacterized protein isoform X2, whose protein sequence is MDRQWRPPPPPPPPNVCPACFHSHFPFCPPPSPFPYANPNFKRPRIDDNPISFSDDERRLKLIRDHGSHTYAPHPNHNGFPPPHNAQFRSSPHPSQRVPDGFHHIGAMQPQPPHQGNQHNFNGRVVHYPYPYPAPNDNNMEAPWFFKGQPQPPLPSSPPPPLPMEPSMNQLKTYFSPPKKPPSLFPVPEPHPMPQPYYPTAFPSEREPSKQQYLGDSQSFAINQLAAERPKVIDASRLFRHPHRASRPDHFVIILRGLPGSGKSYLAKMLRDLEVENGGDAPRIHSMDDYFMTEVEDSEASKSSSSGRSKKLVTKKVMEYFYEPEMEEAYRSSMLKAFKKTVEEGVFTFIIVDDRNLRVADFSQFWATAKRSGYEVYILEATYKDPVGCAARNVHGFTQEDIEKMSKQWEEAPSLYLQLDVKSLFHGDDLKESRIQEVDMDMEDDLGDALLPVQGKEADKVVDPPFGEDASFLKAGKNWDAEEEHPTEVRELGKSKWSEDYGEDDIDQTEGMKGNINALSGLIHHYGKERKSVHWGDQGGKTGFSIGAAKKVNALSLVIGPGAGYNLKSNPLPEEDSPTRNSVDSKKHSIFQEQIRAERESFKAIFDRRRHRIGGLDVEED, encoded by the exons ATGGATCGTCAATGGcgtcctcctccaccaccaccaccacccaaTGTCTGCCCCGCTTGCTTCCACTCCCACTTCCCTTTTTGCCCTCCCCCATCCCCCTTCCCTTACGCCAACCCCAATTTCAAGAGACCCCGAATCGACGACAACCCTATCAGTTTCTCCGACGACGAACGCAGGTTAAAGCTCATTCGCGATCACGGATCCCACACCTACGCGCCACACCCTAATCACAACGGCTTCCCTCCTCCCCACAATGCCCAATTCAGATCTTCCCCTCACCCCTCGCAGCGCGTTCCCGACGGTTTCCATCATATTGGTGCCATGCAGCCACAACCACCTCACCAAGGGAACCAGCACAATTTCAATGGAAGAGTAGTTCACTATCCTTATCCCTACCCTGCTCCCAATGATAATAATATGGAGGCTCCTTGGTTCTTCAAGGGGCAGCCTCAGCCTCCTCTTCCTTCTTCGCCGCCGCCACCTCTTCCCATGGAACCGTCTATGAATCAATTGAAAACGTACTTTTCACCACCCAAGAAACCTCCTTCTCTTTTTCCCGTTCCCGAACCTCACCCCATGCCTCAGCCCTATTACCCCACCGCTTTTCCTTCCGAG cgGGAACCATCGAAGCAGCAGTACTTGGGGGATTCCCAATCTTTTGCGATAAATCAATTGGCTGCAGAGAGACCTAAAGTGATCGATGCTTCGCGCTTATTCCGGCATCCGCATCGAGCTTCACGCCCAGAtcattttgtcatcatcttgCGAGGCCTTCCAG GTAGTGGTAAGAGTTACCTTGCAAAGATGTTGCGTGATCTTGAGGTTGAAAATGGTGGCGATGCTCCACGAATTCATTCTATGGATGATTATTTTATGACTGAG GTTGAGGATAGTGAGGCATCAAAATCTTCAAGTTCAGGCAGGAGCAAGAAGCTTGTGACAAAGAAGGTCATGGAGTATTTTTATGAACCTGAAATGGAGGAG GCATATCGGTCAAGCATGTTGAAAGCTTTCAAGAAAACTGTTGAGGAAGGAGTTTTCACCTTTATTATTG TGGATGACCGCAATCTGCGGGTAGCTGATTTTTCTCAGTTTTGGGCAACTGCAAAG AGATCGGGGTATGAAGTTTACATTTTAGAAGCTACATACAAGGATCCGGTG GGTTGTGCTGCTAGGAATGTCCATGGATTTACACAGGAAGACATAGAAAAGATGTCTAAGCAATGGGAAGAAGCTCCATCCTTGTATCTGCAGCTTGATGTGAAG TCATTATTTCATGGAGATGATCTAAAGGAAAGCAGAATACAGGAG GTTGACATGGATATGGAAGATGATCTGGGTGATGCATTACTTCCAGTTCAAGGAAAAGAAGCTGATAAAGTTGTTGACCCTCCATTTGGAGAAGATGCAA GTTTCCTAAAGGCTGGGAAGAATTGGGATGCTGAAGAGGAACATCCAACAGAAGTCAGGGAGTTGGGTAAAAGCAAATGGTCAGAAGATTATGGTGAAGATGACATTGATCAAACTGAAGGTATGAAGGGCAATATAAATGCTCTGTCTGGGTTAATTCATCATTATGGCAAGGAACGAAAATCTGTACATTGGGGTGATCag GGTGGCAAGACAGGGTTTTCAATAGGGGCTGCAAAGAAGGTAAATGCTTTGTCTTTAGTGATCGGACCTGGTGCTGGATATAACCTG AAATCTAATCCATTACCTGAAGAGGATAGTCCAACCCGTAATAGTGTGGATTCAAAGAAGCATAGCATATTTCAAGAACAAATCCGGGCTGAACGAGAATCTTTCAAAGCTATTTTTGATAGGAGACGGCACAGGATTGGTGGACTTGATGTGGAAGAGGACTAA